Proteins encoded in a region of the Chryseobacterium piperi genome:
- a CDS encoding arsenate reductase family protein, whose product MKKVFYLNTCDTCRKIMAQFDLNGWQLREIKKEPITKEELAEMYKKTKSYEALFSRKSTQIKLRELDVKSLEEKDFKNLLLDHYTFLKRPVFLTDNEIFVGNDKKNVEDLKEFFGVN is encoded by the coding sequence ATGAAAAAGGTATTTTATCTTAACACCTGCGATACCTGCAGAAAAATAATGGCGCAATTTGATCTTAACGGTTGGCAGCTTCGCGAAATAAAAAAAGAGCCTATTACCAAAGAAGAGTTGGCTGAAATGTATAAAAAGACAAAGTCTTACGAAGCATTATTCAGCAGAAAATCAACCCAGATCAAATTAAGGGAACTGGATGTAAAATCTTTGGAGGAAAAGGATTTTAAAAACCTTTTGCTGGATCACTATACGTTCCTGAAACGTCCTGTTTTCCTTACAGACAATGAAATTTTTGTAGGAAATGATAAGAAAAACGTAGAAGATCTTAAAGAATTCTTTGGAGTGAATTGA
- a CDS encoding IS5 family transposase: MYPTDLTQTQWQFIKKALDFDDRKRKYDLVVIWNAISYLVKTGCQWRLLPHDFPKWQLVYYYYSKWSNLEIFDLLLSKLREEVRRNRGQKAQASLGIIDSQSVRWGNNRSLNGFDGGKKIKGIKRHVVVDKNGFLLAVMVSVANVHDSKAALLLIKTLRYLLIPLQVILADGGYRGEIIEEIRIKFNYIIQIVMRSDKKVKGFEPIHKRWIIERTFAWFDNDRRLCRNYELLMESSENMVKLSAIKLLLNKI; this comes from the coding sequence ATGTATCCAACAGACTTAACCCAAACTCAGTGGCAATTTATAAAAAAAGCATTAGATTTTGATGACAGAAAACGAAAATATGATTTGGTTGTCATTTGGAATGCTATCAGTTATTTAGTAAAAACAGGCTGTCAATGGAGACTTTTACCTCATGATTTTCCCAAATGGCAATTGGTTTATTACTATTATTCAAAATGGTCAAATCTGGAGATTTTCGATTTATTATTATCAAAATTGAGAGAGGAAGTACGACGAAACAGGGGTCAGAAAGCGCAGGCAAGTTTAGGAATTATTGACAGTCAAAGTGTTCGTTGGGGAAATAACCGTTCACTCAATGGCTTTGACGGAGGTAAAAAAATAAAAGGAATCAAGAGACACGTTGTGGTAGACAAAAATGGTTTTTTGTTAGCCGTAATGGTAAGTGTAGCCAATGTTCATGACAGTAAGGCTGCATTGTTACTGATCAAAACACTGCGATATTTACTAATTCCGCTTCAGGTAATCCTGGCGGACGGAGGTTATAGAGGAGAGATTATTGAGGAAATAAGAATTAAGTTTAATTATATCATTCAGATCGTAATGCGGAGTGACAAAAAAGTAAAAGGGTTTGAGCCAATTCATAAACGATGGATTATAGAGCGTACATTTGCTTGGTTTGATAACGATAGAAGATTATGCAGAAATTATGAACTCTTAATGGAATCCTCTGAAAACATGGTCAAATTATCCGCCATAAAATTATTA
- a CDS encoding acyl-CoA thioesterase has translation MENKPITFQFISEPSDVNYGGNVHGGSVMKWIDQAGYACATTWSGNYSVTVYVGGIRFYEPIKIGEIVKVEARVIYTGSSSMHISINVFSRNLKQPTFDKKTHCIIVFVAVDENGKKLPVPKWIPISEEDKQQEQYAKRLMELRTQIEDEMKPFL, from the coding sequence ATGGAGAACAAGCCAATTACCTTTCAGTTTATCTCAGAGCCCTCAGATGTTAATTATGGAGGAAATGTTCACGGCGGGAGTGTAATGAAATGGATAGACCAGGCAGGGTATGCTTGTGCAACAACCTGGAGCGGAAATTATTCCGTGACCGTCTATGTAGGCGGAATTCGTTTTTACGAGCCTATTAAAATCGGAGAAATTGTAAAAGTAGAGGCCCGGGTAATCTATACCGGCTCTTCTAGTATGCATATTTCAATTAATGTATTTTCACGAAATCTAAAACAACCTACTTTTGACAAAAAAACCCATTGTATTATTGTTTTTGTTGCGGTAGATGAAAACGGTAAAAAGCTTCCGGTTCCCAAATGGATTCCAATATCTGAAGAGGATAAGCAACAGGAGCAGTATGCAAAGCGATTAATGGAGCTCAGAACTCAGATTGAAGATGAAATGAAGCCTTTTTTGTAA